A genomic segment from Drosophila miranda strain MSH22 chromosome 3, D.miranda_PacBio2.1, whole genome shotgun sequence encodes:
- the LOC117188236 gene encoding uncharacterized protein LOC117188236 gives MPQNLCRCGPLVLGAANRAVYCSGPLLDAVQRSNMFPDCKTFVDMKSKYSPERVLADYELFRNCRKNDGSFQFLQMFVEKHFLEKGTELEQWTPPDWKCEPPFTKRIADPDLRKFAVDLNGLWKVLGRRMKDEVKENPEKHSIVYVPNPVIVPGGRFIEFYYWDSLWIIRGLLLCGMHDTARGMIDNFLSIVRQYGFVPNGGRIYYYGRSQPPMLIHMMKSYVDITMDEKYAIQSLPQLETEFDNFIEKHQVQVKGRTMYHYKDCSTGPRPESYREDVASAADFLSEPEKERHYTQLKSACESGMDFSSRWFIARDGTNRGTLKDIQTTSIVPVELNVILFRSAKILVEFNRKAGNTAKVEEYSDIACGLVKAVRDVLWNEEAGIWLDYDLLNNKPRPYFSASNFSPLWARAYPLVDTEKIARGVMNYIKTHKLDDYPGGVPNTMNKETGQQWDYPNVWPPMMFMIIDGLYNLGTPEARTMSERWAHRWVKNNYEAYSQTGFMFEKYNCEKFGSGGGGGEYQNQTGFGWTNGIILEYLFRYGQELSLEDSSDVHCKCKAGKASKAGTGGTLSDCPETSDARMDPKKNYIITSENHIDACNSPFLSPISSPGTSPHKAVDETSNRMKQSLVANIVGNPVVPSPRRSTGRSVLPISGRSTITSYPQLEEAAAGEYTEHVVPREQASAIPYIRDQSAAIPSPGRSTIPSQPGSRLPSVARAQDTDIPHSREQSAAYPNTREQSAAIPSLGRSTIPSQPGSRLPSVARAQDTDIPHSREQSAAYPNTREQSAAIPSLGRSTIPSQRGSRLPSVARAQDTDIPHSREQSAAYPSTREQSAAIPSLGRSTIPSPPGSRLPSVARAQDTDIPHSREQSAAYPSTREQSAAIPSLGRSTIPSQPGSRLPSVARAQDTDIPHSREQSAFDPHSREQSAFDPHTREQSAAIPSQGRTTIEYINSPERYIREHSSAVPSPARSPTLTVENNTNKLLILTVENNNNNNVILNQRQSRNAPQAVPREQTNGTQSPGQSPIQRESGIPSPVDYTASTDPYSPEKSGVDPYDRDQSTVDPYNREKVAADPYNTEQHSADPYSREQSTADPYNREKSAADPYNREQSTADPYSREKSAVDPYNREQSTADPHSREKSAADPYNREQSTADPYSREKSAVDPYNREQSTEDPYNREKSAADPYNREQSTADPYSREKSAVDPYNREQSTADPYSREKSAVDPYNREQSTADPYNREKSAADPYNRDQSAAGPYSREQSVADPYNQERSAADPYTQEQSAEDPYPREQGPVDPYKRPQLCGAPNCPGQHRILAAIPFTAAAVPYNTTTVPHSREQDDADPSQERSPVPVHRETRFASCHQSDPLSVPREQVASLAHTAAGAQMHMVAPNRGSPCGCAINSPQTSGLQQSAESVGPQHSRSHSGYDGPDPPQGCPICPHCGGIQEEPTVDSKATNQPSVTGMPVKKVVPVRPVKPEMPSDCECETPPISSTKLPAVKLFPLADPKDTDCPEESKTVDTLCCGCPIDPK, from the exons ATGCCCCAAAATCTATGCCGGTGTGGGCCCCTGGTACTCGGCGCGGCGAACCG GGCTGTTTACTGCTCCGGGCCGCTGCTGGACGCCGTACAGAGGTCAAACATGTTTCCGGACTGCAAGACTTTCGTGGACATGAAGAGCAAGTATTCGCCGGAGAGGGTGCTGGCCGACTATGAGCTGTTCCGCAATTGCCGGAAGAACGATGGTTCCTTCCAGTTCCTGCAGATGTTTGTAGAG AAACACTTTTTGGAGAAAGGCACCGAACTGGAGCAGTGGACACCGCCCGACTGGAAGTGTGAGCCGCCGTTCACCAAGAGAATTGCCGATCCGGATCTGAGGAAATTCGCGGTGGACCTAAACGGCTTGTGGAAGGTGCTGGGCCGGCGCATGAAGGACGAGGTGAAGGAAAATCCAGAGAAACACTCCATCGTGTACGTCCCCAACCCAGTGATTGTGCCGGGCGGCCGCTTCATTGAGTTCTACTACTGGGACTCACTGTGGATTATCCGCGGTCTGCTGCTCTGTGGGATGCACGATACGGCCCGGGGCATGATCGACAACTTCCTCTCGATAGTGCGACAGTACGGATTCGTTCCGAATGGAGGGCGCATCTACTACTACGGACGCTCGCAGCCTCCGATGCTGATACACATGATGAAGTCCTACGTGGACATAACCATGGACGAGAAGTACGCCATCCAGTCGCTGCCGCAGCTCGAGACCGAGTTCGACAACTTCATCGAGAAACACCAGGTGCAGGTGAAGGGTCGCACCATGTACCACTACAAGGACTGCTCGACGGGACCGCGACCGGAGTCGTATCGGGAAGACGTGGCCAGTGCGGCGGACTTCTTGAGCGAGCCGGAGAAGGAGCGGCACTACACGCAGCTTAAGTCGGCCTGCGAGTCTGGCATGGACTTTAGCTCGCGCTGGTTCATTGCCAGGGATGGAACGAATCGGGGCACGCTGAAGGACATCCAGACCACGTCGATAGTGCCGGTCGAACTGAACGTGATCCTCTTTCGCAGCGCAAAGATCCTGGTCGAATTCAATCGCAAGGCGGGCAACACCGCCAAGGTGGAAGAGTACTCGGACATTGCCTGCGGCCTCGTGAAGGCGGTGCGCGACGTCCTGTGGAATGAGGAGGCGGGCATCTGGCTGGACTACGATCTGCTCAACAACAAACCGCGGCCCTACTTCTCCGCCTCCAACTTCTCGCCGCTGTGGGCCCGCGCCTATCCCCTGGTGGACACTGAAAAGATCGCAAGGGGCGTGATGAACTACATCAAGACGCACAAACTGGACGACTACCCCGGCGGAGTGCCCAACACAATGAACAAGGAAACCGGCCAGCAGTGGGACTACCCGAACGTGTGGCCCCCCATGATGTTCATGATCATCGACGGGCTGTACAATCTGGGAACGCCCGAGGCCAGGACCATGTCCGAGCGCTGGGCTCATCGCTGGGTCAAGAACAACTACGAGGCCTACAGCCAAACGGGCTTCATGTTCGAGAAG TACAATTGCGAGAAATTTGGCTCTGGTGGAGGTGGCGGGGAGTACCAGAATCAGACGGGTTTCGGCTGGACCAACGGCATCATTCTCGAGTACCTCTTCAGGTATGGCCAGGAGCTCTCCCTTGAGGATAGCAGTGATGTCCATTGCAAGTGCAAGGCAGGAAAAGCGAGTAAAGCAGGCACAGGAGGCACTTTAAGTGACTGCCCGGAGACAAGTGACGCACGAATGGACCCGAAAAAGAATTACATCATCACCAGCGAGAACCATATCGACGCCTGTAATAGCCCGTTTCTCAGCCCGATTTCAAGTCCGGGTACCAGTCCGCATAAAGCAGTGGACGAGACATCCAATCGGATGAAACAGTCCCTCGTGGCGAACATAGTCGGAAATCCAGTGGTTCCCAGTCCGAGACGATCCACGGGACGATCAGTGCTTCCCATTTCAGGACGATCGACGATCACCAGCTATCCACAACTAGAGGAAGCTGCTGCGGGCGAGTACACTGAGCATGTTGTTCCTCGGGAGCAAGCCTCTGCTATTCCTTACATTCGAGACCAGTCGGCTGCTATTCCCAGTCCCGGACGATCTACGATACCTTCTCAACCAGGATCCAGGCTCCCTTCCGTTGCTCGAGCACAAGACACTGATATTCCTCACAGTCGAGAACAATCCGCTGCTTATCCTAACACTCGAGAACAGTCCGCTGCTATTCCCAGTCTCGGACGATCTACGATACCTTCTCAACCAGGATCCAGGCTCCCGTCCGTTGCTCGAGCACAAGACACTGATATTCCTCACAGTCGAGAACAATCCGCTGCTTATCCTAACACTCGAGAACAGTCCGCTGCTATTCCCAGTCTCGGACGATCTACGATACCTTCTCAACGAGGATCCAGGCTCCCGTCCGTTGCTCGAGCACAAGACACTGATATTCCTCACAGTCGAGAACAATCCGCTGCTTATCCTAGCACTCGAGAACAGTCCGCTGCTATTCCCAGTCTCGGACGATCTACGATACCTTCTCCACCAGGATCCAGGCTCCCGTCCGTTGCTCGAGCACAAGACACTGATATTCCTCACAGTCGAGAACAATCCGCTGCTTATCCTAGCACTCGAGAACAGTCCGCTGCTATTCCCAGTCTCGGACGATCTACGATACCTTCTCAACCAGGATCCAGGCTCCCGTCCGTTGCTCGAGCACAAGACACTGATATTCCTCACAGTCGAGAACAGTCCGCTTTTGATCCTCACAGTCGAGAACAGTCCGCTTTTGATCCTCACACTCGAGAACAGTCCGCAGCTATTCCCAGTCAAGGGCGAACCACGATCGAGTACATTAATTCTCCGGAGCGTTACATTCGAGAACATAGCAGTGCTGTTCCCAGTCCGGCACGATCTCCGACGCTTACAGTTGAGAACAATACAAATAAGCTGCTAATCCTTACGGTTGAgaacaataacaacaataaTGTCATTCTTAATCAACGACAATCAAGGAACGCGCCTCAGGCTGTTCCTCGAGAACAAACCAATGGTACTCAAAGTCCGGGACAATCACCTATTCAACGAGAATCCGGCATCCCGTCTCCTGTGGACTACACTGCTTCTACTGATCCTTACAGTCCGGAAAAATCTGGTGTTGATCCATACGATCGAGATCAGTCCACTGTTGATCCTTACAATCGAGAAAAAGTCGCTGCAGATCCTTACAATACAGAACAGCACTCTGCAGATCCTTACAGCCGAGAACAGTCCACTGCAGATCCTTACAATCGGGAAAAATCGGCTGCAGATCCTTACAATCGAGAACAGTCCACTGCTGATCCTTACAGTCGAGAAAAATCAGCTGTTGATCCCTATAATCGAGAACAGTCCACTGCTGATCCTCACAGTCGAGAAAAGTCAGCTGCAGATCCTTACAATCGAGAACAGTCCACTGCTGATCCTTACAGTCGAGAAAAATCAGCTGTTGATCCTTACAATCGAGAACAGTCCACTGAAGATCCTTACAATCGCGAAAAATCGGCTGCAGATCCTTACAATCGAGAACAGTCCACTGCTGATCCTTACAGTCGAGAAAAATCAGCTGTTGATCCTTACAATCGAGAACAGTCCACTGCTGATCCTTACAGTCGAGAAAAATCAGCTGTTGATCCTTACAATCGAGAACAGTCCACTGCAGATCCTTACAATCGGGAAAAATCAGCTGCAGATCCTTACAATCGGGATCAGTCCGCTGCAGGTCCTTACAGTCGTGAGCAATCTGTTGCTGATCCTTACAATCAAGAAAGATCCGCTGCAGACCCCTACACTCAAGAACAAtcagctgaagatccttaccctCGAGAGCAAGGCCCTGTTGATCCTTACAAACGACCACAACTCTGTGGGGCTCCCAACTGTCCAGGACAACACAGGATCCTGGCCGCTATCCCGttcactgctgctgctgttccttACAATACCACTACCGTGCCTCACAGTAGAGAGCAAGACGATGCTGATCCCAGCCAGGAGCGTTCCCCGGTTCCTGTTCATCGAGAAACCAGGTTCGCTTCCTGTCACCAGAGTGACCCTCTTTCTGTGCCTCGAGAACAAGTCGCATCACTGGCTCACACCGCAGCTGGGGCACAGATGCATATGGTAGCACCCAACAGAGGTTCTCCCTGTGGGTGTGCAATCAACTCACCCCAAACTTCGGGGCTTCAGCAGAGCGCAGAAAGCGTTGGCCCCCAACACAGTAGAAGCCATTCGGGATACGATGGTCCAGATCCTCCACAAGGCTGCCCCATCTGTCCGCACTGTGGCGGCATCCAGGAAGAACCGACCGTAGACTCTAAGGCAACAAACCAGCCATCGGTAACAGGTATGCCAGTGAAGAAAGTGGTGCCAGTTAGACCAGTGAAGCCAGAGATGCCATCGGATTGTGAATGTGAAACGCCGCCTATCAGTAGCACCAAGCTCCCGGCCGTCAAGCTGTTCCCACTGGCCGATCCAAAAGACACAGATTGTCCGGAGGAATCCAAGACCGTCGATACGTTGTGCTGCGGTTGCCCCATTGACCCCAAGTAA